A segment of the uncultured Desulfobulbus sp. genome:
GCATTGTTGTCGGCTCTGGTACAGGTGTATCAGTAATCCGAAAAACGTAATTTTTATAATAATCACCTACCGCCCAATCTGTAACATAACATGAATAATCTCCGGATTCATCAAATATTCCGTTTCCATTCACATCAATGATAGTCGTCTCAGCTAGCCTTGATCCTGCAGGATAACTTCCTTGCCCATTAGGCTCTATAGCTGCAATTGTAGAATCACCTGAACCCCAGCCATTATACCATGCAAGATGATCAATCGTATTCGGATCACTCCCTACAGTAGATATCGCATAATCTGAAGAATTTCCCCCGAAGAGCATAGCTGCTATTGTTAAAGCATCCGCAGTCGAAGCTGTATAAGTACCCCAGGAAGGCCCATCATCAACTTGCCATGATCCGACATAGATAATGTCTGCCTGTGCCGCGCTGGCAATAACCGTCAATCCTAAGGCTACAGCCAAGGCTTGAAAACTCTTTTTCATACCCCTATCCTCCTTAATTAATTATAAATATTAAAAATAAAACCGGAAATATTTTTAATGCACAAAACAAGCCAATATTCAAGGTAACTTAAAAACGAGACCATGGATAAAAAAATCAGGGGAGGACAGACTGCATTCCCCCCCCAACTTCAACCACTCACACCTCCAATGCCTCATTAAGCCTAACACCGTATCAGTCATTCCAACTTAGTGTGCACGAACAATGCCTCGCCCTTGATTTTCCAGAATAGCGGAAACCATGGTAATCAACCAACCTTGCTTATCCACAGTACGACCCAACGCACAAGGGTGAGTTGCGCAAGAAAGACGCAACCGAACCATAAACTTGTTTGGGGCCGAAATAATCTGCCCTTCAAAGGAAATAGCTGTTGAGCTGGAGTGGGTGGGAAGCGCCACCAGGATGGGCAACACAGAACTCATGGAGCAGGGGCGCTCCTTCGCCTGTTTAAGGGGGGAATAACTGAGCCTCGTCCACAAGCGAGGGACCATGCGACTCCTCTCCCTGAAGGTGCCCCGGGGCGTGTCATTTTTAATGATTTTTTAGGCACATCGTGAGTCTGCAGCACTGGCAAGCAAACAAGGATCGGAGCTTGATGACTGCGGCCAAATAACGATGTGCAATATCAACTGGCCCCCTGTTGGTAAAATGTGCTTCAGAAATAGAGGTAGAAATTCTTCTCCCTTAAACGTTTATTTTCGTATTGTTTCTATGGCACTCCAGGTGCCGAAACGTCACTTCACCGTCGACAACGGACCTTTGATGCCCCCCCGCCACGCCTCGATATAAAGGCAGTTTTTTTAGGCATGAAAGGGGGATTATTGTGCCCCCAAAAAATTGTCGTTCTCGTAAAAAGCCTCGAGAACGACGTTTCGAGCTTCGTAAGTTGCTGATTTCACGATGCGTGACATTCAGGTTTTTGACTTTTTACGAAGCCATCAAAATTGCACTCGTGCATGCATTCCACCCGTAATCGTAAAACTCATCACAAATCCCAAACCA
Coding sequences within it:
- a CDS encoding PEP-CTERM sorting domain-containing protein gives rise to the protein MKKSFQALAVALGLTVIASAAQADIIYVGSWQVDDGPSWGTYTASTADALTIAAMLFGGNSSDYAISTVGSDPNTIDHLAWYNGWGSGDSTIAAIEPNGQGSYPAGSRLAETTIIDVNGNGIFDESGDYSCYVTDWAVGDYYKNYVFRITDTPVPEPTTMLLFGTGIAALTAFSRKRIKK